The genomic segment GAAAGATGTTGAACTTGACCTGGTCAGAGACCTGGTCCTCTCCCTGCTGTGGGTTGTTCTGGTGGGCCTTCACTATGTGCTCATAGTTCCTGGAAGGAAACAAACATCTTATTTCCAATTTAgtaaacagctgcagcttctgtgtGGGGATAACAAagattttcacagttttttgtttttttttaaatcctattAGGATTTATACTTTTCAATGAGGAGACTAATTGCAATCAAAGCTAAAAAGATGTCCCCCTTTTCCCCAtgatcaacatttattttgaaatccaaAGTCTTATGGCAGTCAGGACTTTATGTCCCCATTTTTCTAGATGAAGGGAgattttatgttgcaaaaaataaaaaaagatataaaccACTTCCTAACGTTTTCATGATCTTCAAAGCCATCACTTCTTTCCTTAGGACAGAAACTTCCTCCTcttgcttcttcttttctttatgaAGAAAGTGGATGTAGTCAAttgctgaaataataaaacaaacatgcattagTCACAGATCTTGCCACAGCACTGGCAAGTCAATTATGAGTTGTTGGCAATGCAAAAAACTCAGTCATTTTGGGTGGAAAGGTATCGCTGCATACAATCAgagcttaaaaaacaacaacaatgcaagtacaaatattgtaaaagatTACAAAAGGCAGAACAAAGcaccagtttttgttttatttctttagcaATAACATTGTTGAGTTAAGGGTGAAACTACAtttaacacaaacagaaactgtttctgaataCTTTAAGgcacatttcataaaatatttcttggtATAGCTTACTTTTCTGAAGAATAGTAGCCTTGCTGATCTTTTGTGCTCCGACAGCAAACTCAGACTGCTGTTGGCAGGTTGGAACAATTCCCTGCAGGTCATCATAACCTTTCTGGTGTTAGAATGAgagaataaaattagaaattttataATATGTGGAATATTTGATAATGGGGTGAGAGGGGAAGAAGGATCCTGATGTGACGTTACTTTGATTGCATCTCTGCGCTTCTGCTcagcttgtgtgtgtgcttgtctCCTTCGGTCTTTGTATGAGTCTTTATATGACGTC from the Gambusia affinis linkage group LG19, SWU_Gaff_1.0, whole genome shotgun sequence genome contains:
- the mlx gene encoding max-like protein X isoform X2 is translated as MTDPTTSPEDHWKTDGAFSDNGFDTSFFTDTARKGSIVSRANSIGSTSASSVPNTDDEDSDYRHETSYKDSYKDRRRQAHTQAEQKRRDAIKKGYDDLQGIVPTCQQQSEFAVGAQKISKATILQKTIDYIHFLHKEKKKQEEEVSVLRKEVMALKIMKTNYEHIVKAHQNNPQQGEDQVSDQVKFNIFQNIMDSLFVSFSNSVSMSNFQELSACVFSWIEEHCKPQTLREFVVGVLRQLNGQLY